One segment of Triticum aestivum cultivar Chinese Spring chromosome 2A, IWGSC CS RefSeq v2.1, whole genome shotgun sequence DNA contains the following:
- the LOC123189830 gene encoding uncharacterized protein produces the protein MHASARFFYSSASSRKAIADVSDAVARSSYRPLCGKKHLGSPSAQDPPKVQKRLTKEERRDRVEEFVENYRASHEGKFPSATYVRKQVGGSYYVLWALLQELEYNSKLRSDVSDASFNSTRDARTSFEGIKEETDLPEVHKRMTREERMARVEEFVENFRASHEGKFPHATYVRQQVGGSYYTVLALLQELEYNSRLKNDVRNASFSSENFKEKYGLHNIDLSPRVAATNFQGVNEEMAKTSEPLDLNTKPQLPKCHGKAGAAKPKLSPTTCLEDKSEPMASGQTENNNVVKAQNLKSPKHAHEASKGANLWGSLKSFAGGLRIFWNNL, from the exons ATGCACGCGTCCGCGCGCTTCTTCTATTCCTCCGCCTCATCCAGGAAGG CCATTGCTGACGTTTCTGACGCCGTTGCACGGTCGTCCTATCGGCCTCTCTGTGGGAAGAAGCATCTGGGTTCTCCCTCTGCTCAGGATCCACCCAAGGTCCAGAAGAGATTaacaaaagaagaaagaagggaCAGGGTAGAGGAATTTGTTGAGAA TTACAGGGCATCACATGAAGGAAAATTTCCGTCTGCTACATATGTTCGTAAGCAGGTTGGAGGGTCCTATTACGTATTGTGGGCATTACTCCAGGAACTGGAGTACAATTCGAAGCTGAGGAGTGATGTCAGTGATGCCTCTTTCAACTCAACCAGAGATGCCAGGACCAGCTTCGAGGGCATAAAGGAAGAGACG GATCTACCCGAAGTCCACAAGAGAATGACAAGAGAAGAAAGAATGGCCAGGGTAGAGGAATTTGTTGAAAA TTTCAGGGCTTCACACGAAGGAAAATTTCCACATGCGACATATGTTCGTCAGCAGGTTGGAGGGTCCTACTATACAGTGCTGGCATTACTCCAGGAATTGGAGTATAATTCAAGACTCAAGAATGATGTAAGAAATGCCTCTTTCAGCTCAGAAAACTTCAAGGAAAAATACGGGCTCCACAATATCGATCTCTCTCCAAGAGTTGCTGCTACCAACTTTCAGGGTGTAAATGAAGAAATG GCTAAAACTTCGGAACCTCTGGATCTAAATACTAAGCCACAACTTCCAAAATGCCATGGTAAAGCTGGAGCTGCCAAGCCAAAGTTATCCCCAACAACTTGTTTGGAGGATAAAAGTGAGCCAATGGCATCAGGTCAAACTGAAAACAACAATGTGGTTAAGGCACAAAACCTCAAGAG CCCTAAGCATGCGCATGAAGCATCGAAGGGGGCAAATCTGTGGGGCAGCCTGAAATCCTTTGCTGGTGGACTCAGGATCTTTTGGAACAATCTGTAA
- the LOC123189833 gene encoding uncharacterized protein: MATTTTLSHPLSVPIAGGRVRRCPLTLLAPARAAPRRPTPLLVARAKRTNNSSAAPKREADEEVEVEEELPWIQDKALDLVEFTGTVTQAIPGPRVGSSPVPWLLAVPLAYVGVSFALAAVRTFRRFTSPRTQKKKRVTKNIFLLKSLDELFQKGREAVDFPALQELMQKTGFDMDDVVRKYIRYTLNEKQFNPDVVVDLIHLRKASMLEDNEVAEILNEISRRIVREKGPIVMDLSGFTEQGFKRKLAVQTLFGKIMYLSELPEFCSRDGSLVVKEIFGVTDEDADSLRSRTLSEAGDIESLERMVEDSDEHGTPSSS; the protein is encoded by the exons atggcgaccaccaccACCCTTTCCCACCCGCTCTCCGTGCCCATCGCCGGGGGCCGCGTCCGGCGCTGCCCCCTCACCCTGCTCGCCCCGGCCCGCGCGGCCCCCCGGCGGCCGACGCCCCTCCTCGTCGCCCGCGCCAAGCGCACCAACAACTCCAGCGCTGCCCCGAAGCGAGAGGCGGACGAGGAGGTtgaggtggaggaggagctgccGTGGATCCAGGACAAGGCGCTGGACCTCGTGGAGTTCACCGGCACCGTCACGCAGGCCATCCCCGGCCCCCGCGTCGGCTCCAGCCCCGTGCCGTGGCTCCTCGCTGTGCCGCTCGCCTACGTCGGCGTCTccttcgccctcgccgccgtccgcaCCTTCCGCAGGTTCACCTCCCCGCGCACTCAGAAGAAGAAGAGG GTGACCAAGAATATATTCTTGTTGAAGTCACTAGACGAGTTGTTTCAGAAGGGCAGGGAAGCAGTGGATTTTCCAGCTCTTCAAGAACTAATGCAAAAG ACAGGATTTGACATGGATGATGTAGTAAGAAAGTACATCCGATACACACTGAATGAAAAACAATTCAATCCTGATGTGGTTGTGGATCTCATACATCTTAGGAAAGCATCGATGTTAGAAGATAATGAAGTTGCTGAAATTCTGAATGAGATATCTAGACGAATTGTTCGGGAAAAAG GTCCAATAGTTATGGACTTATCTGGGTTTACAGAGCAAGGTTTTAAGCGGAAGCTTGCTGTGCAAACATTGTTCGGAAAAATCATGTACTTATCAGAG CTCCCAGAGTTCTGTTCCCGGGACGGCTCGCTTGTTGTCAAAGAAATCTTTGGAGTTACAGA CGAGGATGCAGACAGCCTTCGCAGTCGTACCCTTTCTGAAGCTGGTGATATCGAGTCGTTAGAAAGGATGGTCGAAGATTCTGATGAACATGGTACCCCATCATCATCTTGA
- the LOC123189836 gene encoding mitochondrial intermembrane space import and assembly protein 40 homolog, with the protein MGQEQSQPDPAVEEPSPPAADPAPAQSPAPAPSSLEELAAEAMSFSEDDESIDVKVQKALDCPCVADLKTGPCGSGFVDAFSCFLRSTEVEKGSDCVQPFIALQNCIKENPAAFSKEILEEEEKDEEAEKSNLQVRAPAWSRESKSKPKL; encoded by the exons ATGGGCCAAGAACAGAGCCAGCCCGACCCGGCGGTGGAGGAGCCTTCTCCGCCGGCCGCCGACCCCGCGCCGGCGCAGTCTCCTGcccccgcgccctcctccctcgagGAGCTCGCCGCAG AGGCTATGTCGTTTAGTGAGGATGATGAG TCAATTGACGTTAAGGTACAGAAAGCTCTGGATTGTCCGTGCGTGGCTGATTTGAAAACTGGACCATGTGGCAGTGGATTTGTTGATGCATTTTCCTGCTTCCTGAGGAGCACAGAAGTAGAGAAG GGATCAGACTGTGTGCAGCCCTTCATCGCGCTGCAGAACTGCATCAAGGAGAATCCAGCGGCATTTTCTAAGGAGATTttggaagaggaggagaaggacgagGAGGCTGAGAAGTCCAACCTGCAAGTTAGAGCTCCAGCATGGTCTAGAGAATCCAAATCCAAACCAAAGCTTTGA
- the LOC123189835 gene encoding uncharacterized protein, whose amino-acid sequence MAGGGGKPFGDNVFAGHAAAGAAAISASAVAVHPLDTVKSLLQLSAAGQKQKMGIRHAVDRLMHVSGPAGLYSGIGWSILGKLPGLGARFGTYELLTAFNKDGREDNHVNYSEAMLAGITAGAVEAFVCTPFELLKLRSQVGSAIPMKATNPANVIQESFPLLSKLLPGHVPDMRVWNSSVSLLSNLSPKHPDMMGALKQHPWMLTGSGKPPLPSDVQVPSRVIALEGWGALWRGLRPGVARDCVFSGMFFSCWQFIHTAMLTWQSVNMNPEPRNLEEAGPVPPLASSLAAGFSGVVAAAASHTFDTAKSRSQCTVIPKYIAMERRFLKWRAPGMWIERMTGTSPADRNVLFRGIGLRMARSGIASFVLVGSYYLAVDQLL is encoded by the exons ATGGCCGGAGGCGGCGGCAAGCCGTTCGGGGACAACGTGTTCGCCGGCCACGCGGCCGCGGGAGCCGCGGCGATCAGCGCCTCAGCCGTCGCCGTCCACCCCCTCGACACCGTCAAGAGCCTCCTCCAG TTGAGCGCGGCGGGGCAGAAGCAGAAGATGGGGATCCGTCATGCGGTGGACCGGCTCATGCACGTCTCCGGCCCTGCAG GTCTTTACAGTGGCATTGGGTGGTCAATATTAGGTAAACTGCCTGGTTTGGGAGCACGTTTTGGGACCTATGAGCTTTTAACAGCCTTCAATAAAG ATGGCAGGGAGGACAACCATGTTAATTATTCTGAGGCAATGTTGGCTGGCATAACCGCTGGTGCTGTAGAGGCATTTGTGTGCACACCATTTGAACTTCTCAAACTTCGGTCCCAAGTTGGTTCTGCCATACCTATGAAAGCTACGAACCCTGCTAATGTTATACAGGAGTCGTTTCCACTGCTTTCCAAGCTATTACCTGGCCATGTCCCTGACATGAGAGTATGGAATAGCAGTGTTAGTCTGTTGTCCAATCTTTCCCCCAAGCATCCTGACATGATGGGTGCCCTGAAACAGCACCCATGGATGCTGACTGGCTCTGGGAAGCCCCCGTTACCCTCTGATGTTCAGGTGCCTTCGAGAGTGATAGCACTTGAAGGATGGGGTGCTTTATGGAGAGGACTTAGGCCAGGGGTAGCCCGAGACTGTGTCTTTAGTGGAATGTTCTTTTCTTGTTGGCAATTCATACATACGGCGATGCTTACTTGGCAGTCTGTTAACATGAACCCTGAACCCAG GAATTTAGAAGAAGCAGGTCCTGTACCCCCTTTAGCTTCTAGTCTTGCTGCAGGCTTCTCTGGAGTTGTAGCAGCTGCTGCTTCACATACGTTTGATACTGCCAAAAGTCGTTCACAGTGCACTGTGATACCTAAG TATATAGCAATGGAGAGGAGGTTTCTTAAATGGAGAGCACCAGGAATGTGGATAGAGAGAATGACAGGAACGTCACCTGCTGACAGGAATGTTCTATTTCGTGGCATTGGGCTACGGATGGCACGCAGTGGAATCGCATCTTTTGTACTTGTTGGGTCCTACTATTTAgcggtagatcagctcttgtag
- the LOC123189834 gene encoding uncharacterized protein: protein MGCGLSTPDSDGGGGGARRKQGSVGDVVVFLPGLRAPMGVDLSQALAGRLDKGAVERLSALRARVVDMAMQESAVALKPRRKAAARHGSSTANLLQALEDYLPLLLGLVKEGSELRHSVQFVWTNQEDKAEETAMADAWYEVLSVLHLMAMVCLLQANSLLLPRAYGDGYGPRVSEESRRATVDVFLKASGYLDCAIRQVLPQIPSELRRQLPVDLAEGNLKALSLQALGQGVDMQLGLAIDSPKATQAVKRRLACEMVKYWHQVQESIPDLPVSDGWGKKHLLFVKWKYVEAKSAAYYFHGLILDEGNSEKSHGMAIAALEASEEFLKESKRASEAFHATPPTSRSPTPFGTAKYLFDKIPKEASSKVRINQDLYTPERVIGAPPPLPDFSLALTPEDYDLPPLDPLWNKEDGHQ from the exons ATGGGTTGCGGCTTGTCGACGCCGGacagcgatggcggcggcggcggcgcgcggaggaaaCAGGGCAGCGTCGGCGACGTCGTCGTCTTCCTCCCGGGGCTCCGGGCGCCCATGGGCGTGGACTTGTCCCAGGCGCTCGCGGGGCGCCTGGACAAGGGCGCCGTGGAGAGGCTGTCGGCCCTGAGAGCGCGCGTCGTCGACATGGCAATGCAAGAATCGGCGGTGGCGCTCAAGCCCAGGCGGAAGGCCGCCGCACGGCACG GATCTAGCACTGCTAACCTCCTGCAGGCGCTGGAGGACTACTTGCCACTTCTGCTAGGATTGGTGAAAGAAG GTAGTGAGTTGAGGCACAGCGTGCAGTTTGTGTGGACTAACCAAGAGGACAAGGCCGAG GAGACGGCCATGGCGGATGCATGGTACGAGGTGCTGTCCGTGCTGCATTTGATGGCCATGGTCTGCTTGCTGCAGGCCAACTCCCTGCTCCTGCCAAGGGCTTACGGCGATGGTTACGGGCCACGGGTCTCTGAAG AGAGCAGACGTGCCACCGTCGACGTTTTCTTGAAAGCATCTGGCTACTTGGACTGCGCGATTCGACAAGTGCTCCCACAGATACCATCAGAACTAAG GAGACAACTTCCAGTAGACCTGGCTGAAGGAAATCTCAAAGCTCTTAGCCTGCAAGCTCTGGGTCAG GGTGTTGACATGCAGCTTGGGCTGGCAATCGATAGCCCAAAGGCCACACAAGCTGTAAAAAGGCGCTTAGCTTGTGAGATGGTCAAATATTGGCATCAGGTTCAGGAGAGCATTCCAGATCTTCCTGTGTCTGACGGATGGGGAAAAAAGCATCTACTATTTGTCAAGTGGAAGTATGTCGAAGCAAAG TCTGCAGCATACTACTTCCATGGTTTGATTCTTGACGAAGGAAACAGCGAGAAATCTCATGGAATGGCAATAGCAGCATTGGAAGCTTCGGAGGAATTTCTGAAAGAAAGCAAAAGGGCCTCTGAAGCCTTCCAtgcaactcctccaacatctag GAGCCCCACTCCATTTGGAACAGCCAAGTATCTGTTTGACAAGATCCCGAAAGAGGCTTCAAGCAAGGTCCGGATCAACCAGGACCTGTATACTCCAGAAAG GGTCATTGGAGCACCACCCCCGTTGCCGGATTTCTCATTGGCACTAACACCTGAAGACTATGATCTTCCTCCATTAGACCCACTTTGGAACAAAGAAGATGGTCACCAGTAG